The Gracilimonas sp. genome includes a region encoding these proteins:
- a CDS encoding nuclear transport factor 2 family protein, whose protein sequence is MKHFLLLIAAALLFTVPDSVNAQTRDVKDVQATIEQLFDGMRASDSAMVADAFTKDAIMKRVATNQQGEVMVNTGNLASFLNAIGSPKEQVWDERIGSYDINIDGNLATVWTPFEFYIGDKFSHCGVNSFQLVKKDGDWKIFFIVDTSRQSNCVES, encoded by the coding sequence ATGAAGCACTTTTTACTTTTAATAGCTGCAGCCCTTCTGTTTACTGTCCCTGATTCAGTGAATGCCCAAACCCGGGATGTGAAAGATGTACAAGCGACCATTGAACAACTTTTTGATGGAATGAGAGCAAGTGACAGCGCCATGGTGGCCGATGCTTTCACCAAAGATGCTATTATGAAAAGGGTGGCGACTAATCAGCAAGGAGAAGTGATGGTTAATACCGGTAATCTCGCCTCATTCCTAAATGCTATCGGTTCCCCAAAAGAACAGGTATGGGACGAACGCATTGGCAGCTACGATATTAATATTGATGGCAACCTTGCTACCGTATGGACGCCTTTCGAATTTTATATAGGAGACAAGTTCTCGCACTGCGGGGTGAATTCATTTCAGCTTGTGAAGAAAGATGGGGACTGGAAAATATTCTTTATTGTTGATACCAGCCGTCAGTCAAATTGTGTAGAATCATAA
- a CDS encoding pyruvate dehydrogenase complex E1 component subunit beta: MAELQFREAIKEAIDEEMAREEKVFIMGEEVAEYNGAYKATEGLLDKYGYKRVIDTPISELGFAGIGVGAAMNGLRPIVEFMTFNFAVLAADQIINHASKAGYMTGGQISMPIVFRGPNASAGQLGATHSVAYDSMYAHFPGLKVIYTSEPGDAKGLLKSAIRDDNPVLFMESEQMYGMKGEVSDEDDFTIPIGKGKIKREGSDVTVVAHGKMYHVAKQAAAQLEKDGLEVEIIDPRTVKPLDLPLIIESIKKTNRCVVVDEAHPFAGFAAEIGFLIQREAFDYLDAPVQRVTLPDVNAPFSKPLFDAWLPDAKQVIEAVNQVTYRN, from the coding sequence ATGGCTGAATTACAATTTAGAGAAGCAATAAAAGAGGCAATTGACGAGGAAATGGCCCGTGAAGAGAAAGTCTTCATTATGGGTGAGGAAGTTGCTGAATACAACGGAGCCTACAAGGCTACCGAAGGACTTTTAGATAAATACGGCTACAAACGGGTTATCGATACTCCCATCTCAGAGCTTGGTTTTGCGGGGATTGGAGTGGGCGCGGCAATGAACGGCCTTCGCCCTATTGTGGAGTTCATGACCTTTAACTTCGCAGTGCTTGCTGCCGATCAGATCATTAACCATGCCTCCAAAGCTGGGTATATGACGGGTGGACAGATTTCCATGCCGATTGTATTCCGTGGACCCAACGCCTCTGCCGGCCAGTTAGGTGCAACACACTCTGTGGCTTACGATTCAATGTATGCCCACTTTCCTGGATTGAAAGTTATTTATACCTCCGAGCCTGGTGATGCCAAGGGGCTGCTTAAATCTGCGATCCGTGATGACAATCCGGTATTGTTCATGGAATCAGAGCAGATGTACGGCATGAAAGGAGAAGTTTCTGATGAAGACGACTTCACCATTCCCATTGGAAAAGGAAAAATTAAGCGAGAAGGAAGCGATGTGACGGTTGTTGCTCACGGAAAGATGTATCACGTAGCCAAACAGGCAGCTGCACAGCTTGAGAAAGACGGATTGGAAGTAGAAATCATTGATCCGCGTACGGTTAAGCCTCTTGATTTGCCTTTGATTATTGAATCCATTAAAAAAACCAACCGATGTGTGGTTGTGGATGAAGCCCATCCGTTTGCCGGATTTGCAGCAGAAATCGGCTTCTTGATTCAGCGCGAGGCATTTGATTATTTAGACGCTCCGGTTCAGCGCGTTACCCTGCCGGACGTGAATGCTCCGTTCTCCAAGCCTTTGTTTGATGCCTGGCTGCCGGATGCTAAGCAGGTTATTGAGGCAGTGAATCAGGTTACTTACAGGAATTAG
- a CDS encoding pyruvate dehydrogenase complex dihydrolipoamide acetyltransferase, whose protein sequence is MAIKIEMPKLSDTMEEGVIASWNVSEGDKVQAGDIIAEVETDKATMEVEAFDEGTVLKILVGEGDAVPLGGLMAVLGEEGEDISDILDGAGSDSSSSKEEVKETASSEKEETTSESSSGLTSPKSEPSTDSTSDNGRIKASPLARNMAEDRGIDLGRVDGSGPGGRIIKADIENYKESAQPAAASAPSFKSLESREVKVSQMRKTIARRLSESKFSNPHFYETIDIDMKAAMAARSSMNEANEVKISFNDIVVKACSIALTRHQAVNSSWHGDVIKEHGDVHVAVAVAIDEGLMTPVIRHTDQKGLAQISSETKELAGLARDRKLQPEQMEGSTFTISNLGMFGIEEFTAIINPPNACILAVGAIRDVPVVENGEVVPGKRMKVTLSSDHRIVDGAKAAEFLNTVKNLLENPLSMLL, encoded by the coding sequence ATGGCGATTAAGATTGAAATGCCGAAGCTCAGCGATACCATGGAAGAAGGGGTGATCGCCTCGTGGAATGTAAGCGAAGGAGATAAAGTACAGGCCGGCGATATTATTGCTGAAGTAGAAACTGACAAAGCCACCATGGAAGTGGAAGCCTTTGATGAAGGTACCGTTCTCAAAATTCTGGTTGGTGAAGGCGATGCCGTTCCGCTGGGCGGATTGATGGCTGTTCTGGGTGAGGAAGGAGAAGACATTTCAGACATCCTTGACGGTGCAGGTAGTGATTCTTCATCTTCAAAAGAAGAAGTAAAAGAAACAGCCTCTTCCGAGAAAGAAGAAACTACTTCAGAAAGTTCATCCGGTTTGACTTCACCTAAATCTGAACCGTCAACGGACTCAACTTCCGATAATGGAAGAATTAAGGCCTCTCCTTTGGCCCGCAATATGGCTGAAGACCGGGGAATTGATTTAGGCAGAGTGGATGGTTCCGGTCCCGGTGGCAGAATTATCAAGGCCGATATTGAGAACTACAAAGAATCTGCACAGCCTGCTGCTGCATCCGCTCCATCATTCAAGAGCCTGGAAAGCCGCGAAGTCAAGGTATCTCAAATGAGAAAAACCATTGCCCGACGCTTGTCCGAAAGCAAGTTCAGCAACCCGCATTTCTACGAGACTATCGACATTGATATGAAGGCAGCAATGGCTGCTCGTTCATCCATGAATGAAGCAAATGAAGTTAAAATCAGCTTCAATGATATTGTGGTTAAAGCTTGCTCAATTGCTCTTACACGTCATCAGGCGGTAAACAGCTCATGGCATGGCGATGTAATCAAAGAGCACGGAGACGTTCATGTAGCCGTTGCCGTAGCCATCGATGAAGGATTGATGACTCCGGTTATCCGTCATACCGATCAAAAAGGTCTGGCACAAATTTCATCAGAAACCAAAGAACTGGCCGGACTGGCACGCGATCGTAAGCTGCAGCCCGAGCAAATGGAAGGCAGCACCTTCACCATCAGTAATTTGGGCATGTTTGGGATTGAGGAATTCACCGCAATCATCAATCCGCCAAATGCTTGTATTTTAGCTGTGGGTGCTATCCGCGACGTGCCTGTGGTTGAAAACGGAGAAGTAGTTCCCGGTAAGCGTATGAAAGTTACCCTTTCCAGTGATCACCGCATTGTGGATGGAGCTAAAGCAGCTGAGTTTCTCAATACCGTGAAGAATCTGTTGGAGAATCCGCTCTCCATGCTGCTGTAA